In the genome of Juglans microcarpa x Juglans regia isolate MS1-56 chromosome 6S, Jm3101_v1.0, whole genome shotgun sequence, the window aaccaccccacaaacttccatatttgcaatcaaccaCCAAATTCCATAGAGCTTCTCAACGGATTAGATATTGGGTGTAtcatctaataaataataatcaaaagtttcaatttcCATCATAATTGGACAGTACTGCaaactaaaataatctattctaaattaatacaaatattgATCTATATTCCCCAGCCCAAGCAACTATAggatccatttttttatttttgatgaccAAAATTGATACATTTCTTGGGCGCGAATGGTAGCATAGTTGCTTTAGTCACCTTCCTCTTACGTATTATCAAATCACTTTCCTTCTCATGGACTTCATATATCCATTATAGAGCAATTTCGCTTATTCTATCATGATCTCCTTTCTTTCCATTTGTGCATCCATTCAAGTCCCACGCATAACGATAACCAATTGTAAATACCATAATCCACCAGAGATATGGGGTCGAAAAGACACCCCAAAGTAATGAGATGCAGTTCTTTAAAAATCCCAGTTAGAACTTTCAATTAGAACTCAGAAGTGTTTGATTTGATTCAGGGCTGGAAGGAGGAAGACTGCATGCCATTCCTTTACTGGATTGCCTAACCCACAAGATCTTCTTTTTCAAGATAGAGAGTCTGCTGAGCAAACTAATCTTCACTTGTGCAATTTCAAAGATTCAATAACAGTTGTTCATTCCCCTTATAGATCAAAGGTGGGCATAAAGAAGGGATGGcatctctctcctttctttcaGGTGGGGGgcaaggggagagagagagagagagaataagcTGCAGTGGTACCTCAGGCTAACTAGGCAAGTGGAAACCCTCTATACAATGCACACAACACAAAACAGATTGTCCAGCGTAGAATGATCACCCAGCCTTTATAGTCTTCAGAGCATATCGATTACTTTCAAAACATTtgtacagaaaaagaaaattgtgaacAAAAATAAACGATTTTATGACACACAATCATAAAACCATTACAGACCTTATATACCCATGTTGAGAAAGCCTACAAACAAAATAGCTATCACTAACCAACATAGTATCAAATTCCAAAACTATCCAGCTACATTTATATGCGGGAGGCCAACGCTTGGAATGCTAGCCACCATCAACAggcaatttttttaatttattttttatcttttacgCGGAGAACAGGCAATCAAAAGATTCAAAACATGAAATTTCCAACGCCAAAAAACGAACTCACTTAACACTCAAATCATATACTAGAAATCCCCCATAACaaatcaaatccacaaacataACACTTGAGAGAAATAAAAGTAACATTTGAGAGAAACTGcggggagaaaaaaaagagcaacCACACCAAAATATGTACCTTTGGCCGTCAAGATTGCCCTGCCCAGTGCTCCCTCCGCTCCCATACGACCCATCGTCGGTAGCGTGGCCCTGCCACACGGACTGCCATGCGTTTGAGGGGGGTTGCACGTACACCCCAGAAGGGTCCATTGCCCCCGCGGGCCGACCAATCATCATCCCCCCGTGGGGCCCACCCGCCGGCTGCCCCATCGGAGGGTAGTAGTACGGGACCCCACTGGCGGGGGCCCCCACGATCCCGCCCAGCCCGGCCGCCTCGTCCTTAAGCTCGTCCCTCGGCACGATATCCACCAGGAAGTCGAATATGTCGGTCCTTGTGATCGCCGCCGCGATGTCGTTCTTCtgtaaggttctccttttattcTCCTCGGCGTGGAGCCAGGACCGAATGGTGAGCTCGAGGATGAAGAGCTCGCAGGCCTTGGCGAACAAGATGGGAGCCTCGGCGGAGATCATTCGCACGTCCTCGTCGGCCTTCATGATCTTCTTGATACGGGCAAGAGGGAGCTGGTGGTTCTTGAAGTCGTTAACCTGCTCGATTTCCTGGCGCTGGTAGGACCAGAACATCTGgagttgctgctgctgctgttggaGGAGGTGGTGGAATGGAGCTGCTGGAGGAGGGGTGGGTTGGGGAGGGTAAGAGGAGGACTGGGCTGCCTGGTTGTTGTTCTCCATTGATTGATGGGTAGGAGGGGGGGATTTGTGGGTTTGATGGAAAGGTGCTTGATGATGGGTCTGCGAGAAATGCTGCCAAATGGGGGACTCTGCGTGTGCAAGTGCGTGTGTTTTTCTGGGATGCTGATGGGTGGGTGGGATTTGAGGGATGAACTATGAAGAGGGAATGTGGGGTGGGGATTTTAAGGGTTGTGGGAGAAAGGGATTGGATAAGGTACTGCTTACTcttgaaaaacatatatattatttttattaatagaaataaatattaaataattaaaaactaatttataaaaatgaacaaTTATGAGTTATACTATTTGTTTGTAAGACAATGCGAAGGGCACACGTTGCATACTATTTACATTATAGATTTTCATTTAAAAGAgactccgtttggattgagagttgaaataaaataaattaaaataaaagttgaataaaatattattataatattatttttttaatttattattattttatgatttgagaaagttaaattatttattatattttgtgaaaaaatttaaaaaaattataatgataagatgaatttagatcacttctcaatccaagCATGACCTTAACTTTTAGACCattcttataaatcaaattatgtcagcTCAACAGTGTAAAAAGTGTTTCATCCATACGAgcttgtaaatagaattttttcaatattaatttataatgatatgatatattgtgATAATAAggtcttttttcaaaataatcaaattttgattaGTCATTGTTTTTAATTAGGAGTAATATTAAGTACGAGTCTATATTTGgttattgaaccaaactcaacttatttcaaactaattattgatgagattcactattttttcaattttttataaaaaaaattaaactcatctgagcctacttcatatatttcaacttaaaaagttaaacttataTCAACCTAAaagttaaacttatcttaatgggatccacaaaatattattattcacaatttaattcaactcatctcaatatctaaacacaatctaaatagacaagtcttatACAGtcgttttataaaaatatggatCACACttaaaaagagattttttttttttttttttttacatttttttacaaagagacTATGCagaacttatttatttaaaatttgtaaaaattatttctctttaattagatattcaaacttattatctcaataattttagtaaaagtaatatttaatatttaagaaatatttcCACCTAAATCTtttgattattaatttgatACTTTTACTGGAAATCTTTGATTATAGAACCCAATCTAGAACGGGGAATAAGTTttgtttggttaccaaactcacctcaactcatctcaatttatcattataacttttttaaatcttaatataaaatataataaataattcaactttttcaaattttaaaataataataatattaaaaaataatattctaataatattttattatcacaactcaattcaactcaactcatttcaacattcacACACACCCTAAGAGTCGTAGGAATAACATATTCGTTAACCATCTACTCAGTCAAACCTTTAAAAGTATAagtatctaaaaataaaaataaataaataaataaagtatctAGCATCACGTCAAGAATAAAGTACtaagatgattttataaaagtaaacataAAAATCGGCATGATTTATATATGACAggataaatctattttataaataaaaataatcttataatcATACGTAGAACgttaaattatgtaagtttataaatttatttttataatatttctttgtggctaaaatatttagaaaaaatttatcttGTCTCTCAAGTTGTACCACTCAAATGTACcgcttgacaatttttttttttcttaacttagGCTGCGTTTGATTCTTAAACTCAATTGagctcaatttaattttaagttgagtctaacatccaaatatcaaactctcaaattattaaatttattccaactcaaaactttcttacACTTTAGACCTACagtctttttcaatttaaaacatctttatacgtatGACTTACAACCTtgttcaatttttcataaaaaatattaaattcattttaacatctcaacacactttaaattcagtttagataAACCTCACAtaactcatttcactactaaacttattactatttataaaaaactcaactcaactgagtttagctcaacatctaaacataatcttagtaattaagaaagtaattttaagtgtattggtatatttttttattttttaaaatatttaaatatacttacaaaatgtgaaaaaaaagaaaaaaaaagagttactAAAGTAACTAACGGTAACAATGAGCACCGATCAAATATTTATCTGTTCTATAATAATTTATGGCTAAGAGCACTGACTACTTTACCAATAATATATCACTTTTTTCTATAGTTGGAAAACAATATTGGAAAGCATATTTCCTTCGAAGCTATGTTcctcatctcttttttttcttttttttcgtCATACGGTCCTTTTCTTGAAGCATTTTTCTAGGAGTTTTGCTATacaacctccaccacactctacactttacacttttttaaatttttaaattttttaatatttttttaaatatttttttaaatttatttttttaaaattatttcaaattttctattcattattcatataataaatatttgataaaagaaaaaaaattaaaaaaaatatggagtgtggagtgtgaggaggttgtgaagatttattctttttctagtGCATGTTcaacaattttcacaaaaaaaggaTTCTAGGATGCCTCTAGCTAGTTTAAAACTCTTATCTTTAATATGTGGTGCTCTGAGGCCTACATCCATAAGATATGGGATAGAAAATTCactaagatatataaaatgcaAGCTTtcatttatctctctctttgttACAAGTAGAGGAGGGAAAGAAGAAGCAAGATCAGACGAAGTGAAGTGTAGAAGGAACCCTCTCTAAATGTCATAGCCCTCTTTTGtggtatatttttaattgtctAGATGTCTTTTTACTTTatgtctcgtttggttacacattttagattagatgagataaaataatttataaaaaaatatgtgtttggatagtaagatgagatgatatagtgAACTATTCACACACTGTTCATGTATTGTTCACATATTGTTTACTGTCAGTATTCACTGTTGATTTAAGtggttgtttttaaaatttagagatgaaatatagttagtttagataagaAAAACTAGTGTATCGTGTAACCAAACCGGGTCTTAATAGACGTGGATGCTGtcattcattatatatatatatatatatatatatatgttttgttccatcacattttttataaggtttATGTTAAAGTATATTATGGAGAATGTGTATCTTTCCAACGTAGCGGATGATCAGATTATGTTCTCCATGGAATATATATGCActacaataaattataattatgtgaaagctgacaaaaataaattaataaataataagagcaattataaatttctaataaaatagaGGTCACTAGGAAACCCAAGGTACACTCTGTCTATAAGCCTCAGGAAAAGAAGAATGCCACTCACTCGTATACTTATAAAAGTAGACCCCATTTTCTGGAGTGTCCTAAAAAGGTGTCCATCCTGTTCTTCACTGCAAATTGCATGAAATATAAATGGTGGTGTGTGGAATCCAGCTAGTGGAAAACTTATTTGGTGAATTCAAGTAGCTTCTGGCCTTCTGCCACAGGAAAGAAAAGCAAACAGGAAGAAACCCACAAATCAGATGATGTTAAAACCACATGTTTCAGCTTTTCAGCAGCGACTCATCAAAAGGTACCATCATATCTGGGCGAGACTCGTCTGGAAGCGTCTGAATAGAATAGAGTATAGTcaagatttaaatttaaaatctttattttgatactatattaaattattacttattttaaaaatttaatttaataaaaaagataaattttattatttaattaatatcttaACGACAGAAAAATGTAAGGAAATATATGAACCTAAAAATTAGTTGGCATTGAAATGGGCATGGAATTCCAATTTTAATTCCTACGCAAAAATGGAAGTAAGTTGTAACTATGTCTAAACAAAACTCGGCAGATGATGGAATTTCACTCAtatttgatataaatataatgacCAAAAAgagctaaaaaataaaataaaataacgtgtcgtttagatagtgagttgagatgagatgaattgaaataaaagttaaaaattaaataaaatattattaaaatattattttttaatattattattgttttgagatttgaaaattttaaattatttattatattttatatgaagatttaaaaaattttaaaaaagataaaattaaacgCTTTCGCTATCCAAACAAGTTTTAACGAATTCAGAGCAGTTGTAGTTGCAGGAATGGTATTATGGAGAGTCTCCAACAATTTCTTCCTCCGTGTCGCTCTTGCGACTCGAATTTCATGACGTACACTTCTCGGACTTTGAGCTGCCAATCTACCTGAGATCAATTAGTTGTCAAGGAAGATAGACACATTCGAGGAAGATAGATACATTCAATCTTAATAAACGATATTTACGGTcttaagatatataaatattatatattctctTTGAAAAGAATGGATAAGTAAAAGAcctatattaaaaagtaatttttttaataatagatctcactttttttttaaagaagtgtaTAGAACTTATACATCTTAAAACTGTATAACAGTCGCAAAGAATAGTATTATGAACACACCCAACAAGGTTATCAGTAAATATGCAGTTTTGGTGTACAAATTTGAGCAGCTGCAAATACTTGATCCTTTTGAAGGGTGTGAAAATGAGAATGTAAAAATCCGAATGCAAAGTAATGTAATAGTGGCCTTCGAAGTTCCAAGCTGTTCTTGCTTTGGATGCTTTCATTTCAGATTTCATACATGTCTAGACCTTGTTTGTTGTTCGTTGACAACCTTAAATATGTCTATTTCATTCATCTTGCACtttatatttcctttttttcgCATGTTTAATGGAATGCATGTCACAAAATTTGAGATTCGGGTCAATCTGATGGAAGCTAAGGAATATCCTCTTAACATTTATGTGTTTTTATGGTCTCTGTGTCCCTGCTGGTGTTGAAGCCTGTAATAAGTTGAGATTCCTCTccgtttaaaaataaaaaaataacacaatattACTTGGAATATACTCAATGTAGAAATCAATTTTCCAATTACTATGCAAAACTTGCTTATTAGAGATAATCCAACACTGGCtgaacaaaataacaaaaccAGAGCCATAAATTGATGATTTTCTGTTTTAAGGTCTTATCCGTGCCTCTTCCTTTTATCtgttaattgatgttaaaatataaaataaataataaaatctgcCTCTTCCTATCAGCTCAATGGGTGACCTAAcatgtggaatatttaattaattggaatagagtgtagagtcagggttcGAACTTAAGACCTCTACTCTTATACTATATGTAATCATCACTTATCTTAAAAGTTTCAACTGATagaaagaggtagattttattatttattttatatcttgacAATCGACATTAACCATTTGTCATATTCTTTGCTGTGAATCTATGTTTATTCAATGAACTTTTACTGCCCCTAGTTTAACCTATCACAAGACTTGTAGCTTTCAAGTGATCATTTTGATTCTAGCTGTTGGCTGCTTCTTGATTTGTTGGACTTTACTGATTTGCATTCTGCAGTTGATTTCTTATGCAGAGAGTCAccgcttttttgttttttttctttctaattaatCACTAAAGAATAATGGCTTCTACATGTTGGCTTGTCAATTGTGCTTTTTACTGTAAGCTAAGTGCAGGTGCATTTTTTGCAGAGAACATGACAagtgaacaaaaacaaaaatacttttgacaTCGCAT includes:
- the LOC121237308 gene encoding nuclear transcription factor Y subunit C-1-like; translated protein: MENNNQAAQSSSYPPQPTPPPAAPFHHLLQQQQQQLQMFWSYQRQEIEQVNDFKNHQLPLARIKKIMKADEDVRMISAEAPILFAKACELFILELTIRSWLHAEENKRRTLQKNDIAAAITRTDIFDFLVDIVPRDELKDEAAGLGGIVGAPASGVPYYYPPMGQPAGGPHGGMMIGRPAGAMDPSGVYVQPPSNAWQSVWQGHATDDGSYGSGGSTGQGNLDGQS